The Clostridium sporogenes genome contains a region encoding:
- the asnA gene encoding aspartate--ammonia ligase, whose translation MIKFKDRLMIPEGYESTLGIRETEVAIKKVKDFFERTLAEKLNLTRVSAPLFVRKNTGMNDNLNGVERPVAFDMKDLQDEMIEIVHSLAKWKRMALHRYGFKAGEGLYTDMNAIRRDEDLDNLHSIYVDQWDWEKVIKKEDRNKETLKAIVNKIYSIFKETEKYICSEYERFNEILPEQICFITSQELEDIYPDLDSKEREDAITKEKGAVFLMEIGGVLASGEKHDGRAPDYDDWTLNGDILFWNPVLERAFELSSMGIRVDEEALEKQLKIADCEDRKNLEFHKLLLEGKLPYTVGGGIGQSRICMYFLRKAHIGEVQASIWPDSMIEDCEKARINLL comes from the coding sequence ATGATAAAATTTAAAGATAGATTAATGATACCTGAAGGATATGAATCCACATTAGGAATAAGAGAAACAGAGGTTGCAATAAAAAAGGTTAAAGATTTCTTTGAAAGAACTTTAGCAGAAAAGTTGAACCTTACAAGAGTTTCAGCACCATTGTTTGTAAGAAAAAACACAGGTATGAATGATAACTTAAATGGAGTAGAAAGACCAGTAGCTTTTGATATGAAAGATTTACAGGATGAAATGATAGAAATAGTACATTCTTTAGCAAAATGGAAAAGAATGGCTTTGCACAGATATGGTTTTAAAGCTGGAGAAGGGCTTTATACAGATATGAATGCCATAAGAAGGGATGAAGATTTAGATAACCTTCATTCTATATATGTGGATCAATGGGATTGGGAAAAAGTTATTAAAAAAGAAGATAGAAATAAAGAAACTTTAAAGGCTATAGTTAACAAAATATATAGTATATTTAAAGAAACAGAGAAATACATTTGTAGCGAATATGAAAGATTCAATGAAATATTACCAGAGCAAATATGTTTTATAACTTCTCAAGAACTTGAAGATATTTATCCAGATTTAGATTCAAAGGAAAGAGAGGATGCCATAACTAAAGAAAAGGGAGCAGTATTTTTAATGGAAATAGGAGGAGTTTTAGCTTCAGGAGAAAAGCACGATGGAAGAGCTCCAGATTATGATGATTGGACATTAAATGGAGATATATTATTTTGGAATCCAGTATTAGAAAGAGCCTTTGAATTGTCTTCTATGGGTATAAGAGTAGATGAAGAAGCTCTAGAAAAACAACTTAAAATAGCAGATTGCGAAGATAGAAAAAATCTAGAATTTCATAAATTGCTTTTAGAAGGTAAATTACCTTATACTGTTGGTGGTGGAATTGGTCAGTCAAGAATATGTATGTATTTCTTAAGAAAGGCACATATAGGAGAAGTTCAAGCGTCTATATGGCCAGATTCAATGATAGAAGATTGTGAAAAAGCAAGAATTAATTTATTATAG